The genomic region CTGGAGCCGAATCAGACCGGCGATGCGCGCCCGCAATGTGAGTGAAACATTCGTTCGCATATTGCTGATGGCCTCCTCGCTGATCGCGATCCTGACCACGGTCGGCATCGTTGCCTCGATGCTGTTTGAAACCATAAACTTTTTCAGGATCTACCCCGCCGAGGACTTCTTCCTCTCAACGGTCTGGAACCCGCAATTCCGCGGTGGTTCCGATCTTGGCATTATTCCGCTTCTTTGGGGTACCTTTTACGTCTCCCTGGTGGCGCTAGTCGTCGCTGTGCCGATTGGTCTGATGATTGCAATCTATCTGGCCGAGTATGCCGGCAGATCCCTTCGCAGCTTTGCCAAACCGGCAATCGAAATCCTGGCAGGTATTCCGACCATTGTGTACGGCCTTTTCGCGCTCGTTACGGTTGGACCTTTCCTGCGTGACTGGATCGCGGAACCCTTTGGCCTGGGCAATTCCTCTTCCTCGGTCATGACCGCAGGCCTGGTCATGGGCATCATGCTGATACCGTTTGTTTCCTCACTGTCGGACGACATCATCAACGCCGTGCCGCAGGCCATGCGTGATGGTTCCTATGGTTTGGGTGCAACGCAGTCCGAGACCATTAAGAGGGTCATCATTCCAGCCGCCCTTCCTGGCATTGTGGGCGCTGTTCTGCTCGCTGCCAGCCGGGCAATCGGCGAGACGATGATTGTGGTGATGGGCGCTGGCGCCGCAGCCCGGCTCGACCTTAACCCCTTCGAGGCGATGACAACTGTGACCGTCAAGATCGTGAGCCAGCTGACCGGCGACACGGAATTTGCCAGTCCCGAAACGCTGGTGGCCTTTGCGCTGGGCCTGACCCTGTTTGTCTTCACCCTCGGCCTCAATGTTCTCGCCCTTTACATCGTGCGCAGATACCGGGAGCAGTACGAATGACCGATACGACCTCCGCTTCCGCCGCTACAACGGGCGTGCGCCATACCGGTTCGCTCCTGGAGCGGGGAGACCGCACCCGGCACCGGCACGCAGCCGAAAAACGGTTCAAATTACTGGGCCTTGTCGCTGTTGCCTTGGGCATCCTGGCGCTGGTGGGACTGTTGTCGTCCATTCTCTACAATGGC from Salaquimonas pukyongi harbors:
- the pstC gene encoding phosphate ABC transporter permease subunit PstC, with protein sequence MTPGILTLIVLALMVAGFILGRQRALFLAKRDRVRLHSLPGYYGHSVALFTAVPAFVLMIAWLFLQPMLIDNQISSQIPNSVIPDGGARSLVMADVRRIADGLDALVDQKNISENDLAVMRADISNVRNRLAEVGVALGSNVQPVVFEAAKSYREIGKTATLLRNIAVLAVALIFGAVAWSRIRPAMRARNVSETFVRILLMASSLIAILTTVGIVASMLFETINFFRIYPAEDFFLSTVWNPQFRGGSDLGIIPLLWGTFYVSLVALVVAVPIGLMIAIYLAEYAGRSLRSFAKPAIEILAGIPTIVYGLFALVTVGPFLRDWIAEPFGLGNSSSSVMTAGLVMGIMLIPFVSSLSDDIINAVPQAMRDGSYGLGATQSETIKRVIIPAALPGIVGAVLLAASRAIGETMIVVMGAGAAARLDLNPFEAMTTVTVKIVSQLTGDTEFASPETLVAFALGLTLFVFTLGLNVLALYIVRRYREQYE